Below is a window of Streptomyces sp. NBC_00223 DNA.
ACCGCGCGCAGCCGCTCGTCCACGTTGCCGAGGCCCAGCGAGTCGCCGCCGGCCTCCCCGGCCAGCAGCGCCCGTACGTCCTCCGGGTCCATGCCCACGCCGTCGTCCTCCACACTGATCCGGCACTCCGCACCGGCGTCCTCGGCCCGGATCGTGATCCGCCCCGGGGTCGACTTGGGACCCAGGCCGTGCCGTACGGCGTTCTCAACGAGCGGCTGGAGGCAGAGGAACGGCACCGCGACCGGCAACACCTCCGGGGCGATCAGCAGGTCCACCCGCAGCCGGGCGCCGAACCGGGCCCGCTCCAGCCGCAGATAGCGGTCGACCGAGTGCAACTCCTCGGCGAGGGTACTGAACTCTCCGTGCTTGCGCAGGCTGTAGCGCGTCAACTCGGCGAATTCCAGGAGCAGTTCCCGGGCCTGGTCGGGGTCGGTACGGACGAAGGAGGCGATCGCGGTCAGCGAGTTGTAGACGAAGTGCGGGGAGATCTGGGCCCGCAGGGCACGCAGCTCCGCCTCGATCATCCGGGTGCGGGAGCGGTCGAGTTCGGCCAGTTCGAGCTGGGAGATCACCCAGTGGGCGACCTCGCCTGCCGCCCGGACCAGACCGGCCGACACCTGGCGCCCGTACGCCGACAGCGCGCCGACGACGAGGCCGTCGACCACCAGCGGGACGACGACGGCGCTGCGCACCGGGCAGCCCATGTCACCGCAGTCGATGACCTCGGCCGGGACCACCCAGGGGCGGCCGGCGTCCATGGCCTCCCTGGCGTGCTCGACGGCCTCGGCGGCGTGGCGGCGGCCGGGGCCCTCCCAGGCGAGCAGCACTCCGTCGCCGACCACGGCGAGGGCGGGGGTGCCGAGCAGGGCCCGCAGATGACGGGCGGCGCGCCGGGCCGACTCGGGGTTCAGACCCTCGCGCAGCGGCGGGGCGGCCAGGGAGGCGGCGTGCAGGGTGGCGAAGGCGGCCCGGTCGGCGGGGGTGCCGAAACCGCGGCGGCCGCGCACCAGCCAGAACAGCGCGGCCGCGGCTCCCGCGATCACCAGTGCGACCGACACGACGGTGACCACGGAACCCATCCGGGCATTATCGCCACGCGCGCCCCGGGAGAACACCTCCGGCACGCCCCCGCACATGTGTGCGGGGGCGCGGGCGGCGACCGGGCCCCGGGGTCACCGACGCGGGAGTGGGACCGATGATGGGCGACATGGACACCACGCACACCGCCGACGCCCCGCGCGACCGGCTCGACTTCTTCCCCTCGCCGTCCGGCAGCGGCCCCGCCCCCGCCGTCCTGGTCCTGCCGGGCGGCGGCTACGAGGTGCACGCCCCGCACGAGGCCGAGCCCGTGGCGCGCTGGCTCAACGGCCTCGGCCTGGCCGCGTTCGTCCTGCGCTACCCCGTCGCCCCGAACGGCGAGCCGGAGCCGCTGCGCGACGCGCCGCTGGAGGACGCCCGCGCGGCGATGCGGGCGATCAGGGAGGGCGCGGGCGGGTCCGGCGTGGACCCGTCACGTGTGGGCGTCCTCGGCTTCTCGGCCGGCGCGCATCTGGCCGCCGTGCTCGCGAGCGGGCCGCGGCCGGAGGGCGGGGAGCGCCCGGACCTGGCCGTGCTGTGCTACCCGCTGATCTCCTTCGCCCACCAGCCGCACGTGGGTTCGCTGCGGGCGCTGCTCGGCGAGGACGCCACGCTCGCGCAGCGGTGGGCGGCCTCGGCCGAGGCGTCCGTGCACCCGGACACACCCCCGGTCTTCTCCTGGCACACCGCGGACGACCGGACCGTCGACGTCGAGCACTCGCTGCGGTACGCCGCCGCCCTGAGCCGGGCCGGTGTGCCGGTGGAGCTGCACGTACTGCCGCACGGGCCGCACGGGTTGGGCCTCGCGCCGGAGGACCCGTATCCGGCACGGTGGACGGAGTGGTGCGCCGACTGGTTCGCGTCGCACGGCTGGCGCTGAGCCGACGGCCGGGCCCCCACCGAACGCGCGGTGGGGGCCCGGTGGCTGACGGGACGTCAGGCGGGTCGCCGTACGGAGGCCCTGGCCCTTCACCCGCTCAGCGTTGGCCGCTGTGGTACTGGAAGTCGATCCCGCACAGCAGCACCCGGTCGTCCGGCCGGCACGTGGCCTCGCGCGCCGGCTGCCCGTTCACCTGGCAGAGCAGCCGCAGCGGCGGGCGGGAGCCGGGCCACCCGGGCGCGCTGCGCACCCGTACCTTGGCCGAGCCCCGCTCGAAGAGGGCGGACAGATCCCGGTTCGTCTCGGTCTCCCCCTGGAGCGGTATCTCGACCCGGGCGCCTGTGACGCCCTCCGCGACGAGCATGCCGGTCATGGACGGGTGGGACCGCCGCCAGAAGGCGATCGCCAGGCCGACGACCAGGACGAACCCGACGACGGCCACCAGCCACCGCACGATGTCCAGGGACTTCCGTACGGTCCCGGTGACGGCCAGCGGGTCGCCGGCCGGCCGGTCGGCCAACTGCGTGCTCTGGCCGCCCAGATAGGTCTTGACGTCGGCGGCCAGCGGGGTGCTGACCACGCCGTCGACCGACAGCTTCCCGGTGGTGGACTCCTGGCCGGACGTCCAGCCGCTGCGGCTGCCGTCCACCGAGGCGACCGTGAGGGCGTAGTCCTTGTGCTGGCCGGCCGGCAGATCCGCCCGGTCGGGCAGCGGCTGGGTGAGGTGGACGCCGTCGGGCAGTCCGTTCAGCCGCAGTCCGGACAGACGCACCGGCAGCGACACGGTGGTCGCGGTCAGCCGCAGGTGCAGCACGCTGCCCGCGACCAGCGGGGTGCCCGGGTCGGTGCCGGGCCAGCTGACCGCGACTCCCTTGCCCGCGTCCGCGACGACGGCCTTCTTCGCCTGCCGGACCCGGGTGTCGTCACGGGCCTTGTCCAGCACCGAACTGAGGTCGTCGGTGGTCGGGTCGAGCATCTGGACGTGCGGCAGCACCTTGGCCAGCACGTCCTGGACGTCGCCGCCCTTGCCGAACGGCACCCCGTATCCGGTCAGGCTCTGCGAGCCGGGCAGCGAACCGGCCTCCTGGCGCAGCCGGGCCCAGCCGGGGCTGCCGAACGTCTTGTACTCGGGGTCGTCGGGCGCGTTGAGTTCGGCGTCGGAGAGCAGCAGCACCCCGGAGGTGGCCGTACCGCCGCGGCGCAGGCCGTCGAGCGCGGACTCGAAGCCGCGTCCGAAGTCGGAGGCGCCGCCGGTGGCGTGCCGGGGCAGCGCCTGCACCTTCTGCTGGGCCTGGGAGGGGGAGACCAGATCACAGACGTCGGCCCCGGTGCTGAAGGTGATCAGGCAGACCTGGTCCTGGGGGGTGAGGGAGGACAGGAACCGGGGCAGCACCTGGAGCACCCGGGCGTAGTAGCCGCTGGTCTCCATCGACCCGGACGTGTCGATCAGCACCGCGTAGTTGGCGCTCTGGCGGGCGGTGAGCTGGTTCAGCAGCGTCTCCAGACCGTCCGAGCCCTGGGCGCTCGCGGTGCCGGCCATCGGCAGCAGCGCGAGGGCGACCGAGGCCGCGGCGGCTCCGGCGGCACGCGAAAGGCGGGAGAGGGCGACCCGTGCGGCGCGACGGGCGTCGCCGGGGGTCGCGGTGAGGCTGGTCCGGTGGGGACGGAGCGCTGTCGCGGTGTCGGCACCGCGTCTGGGCATGACCATCATGGCCTTCTCATGGGTGTGTCGGTGGAGCAGGTCGGGTGGAGCGGCGGCGGCCGCCGTTGGGCACGGGAGCGGTCCGTGTCAGCGGTCGCCGCTGTGATTCCCCGACCTGCCGGTCGTGTGGTCCGGCGGGTCGTGGCGGGGGGGCCTGTGCAGGGCGGCGCGCACCCGGACCCAGCGGGCGCGCCTGATCCGGCGGCTCACCTCGGCGCGGTTGCGCTTCTCGCCCTCGATGAACCAGTCCGCCCGCCAGCCGGGGTTGCCCTCCACGATGGAGGTCAGCTCGCCGGCGGCGATCCGGTCGGCGAGCCGCCGCACATAGCGGTGGGCCTGCTCGGGCGAACAGCCGGGCAGCACGGCAAGCGCCCGTTCCAGCTCGTGGAGCAGGGGGTCGCGCCGGTCCGCCATGGCCCGGTTCCACCACCGGCCGACGGCGAGCGTGGCCTGCTCCTCGAACACGGTGAACACCAGCGGGACCCAGGCGTCGACGACGGTGCCGAGCGGGGTGATGTGGTTCTCGGTGACGAGGTGCAGCCGGGTGAGCGCTGCCTCCAGGTCGGGCGGTGTCACGGCGGCCTGGCGGCGGGGCGGCGGGCCAGGCTGCCGGCGCTGCTGCGACAAAGCCGACTGCTGTCCGGGCGGCGGGAGGACGGGCGGCTTGGGCGCCTGGCGCCTGGCCGCCTCCCGTTGCAGCCGCTTCTCCTCGGCCCTGCGCCGGCTCTCCTCGTCCTTGCGCCGGTTCTCCTCCTCCCGTTCCTCCCGCAGCCGGATCTGCTCGGCCCTGCGGCGGGCCTCCTCCTCCGCCCTCCGGGCGGCCTCCTCCTTGCGCCGCTCCTTCTCGTCGTAGTCGTCGATCAGCTCGCGGGCCGCATCGATCCGGCGCAGTTCGGTGAGGACGGCGTCGGCGGTCCGCCGGTCCGGCATCGTGCCGAGCGCGACCCGGGCCATGGCGTGCGCGGCGCTTCCGCGTTCCGGGGCGAAGTGCGGGTCGTCGCCGACGAGCCGGACGGCCTGGGTGTACTCCTCCTGGCCCGCGCGGTCCCAGAGCGGACCGAGCAGCGGCAGGCCCGTCAGGGACCGCAGGAGGTCGCTGAGCCCCCGGCAGCTGTCCCATGCCTCGTGCCAGCCGAGGAGTTCGGCGAGCCGGGGCGGGACCGGCCCGGCCGGGGCCGGCGCAAGCGCGGCGGGCCCCTCCCCCGGCCCGTGCGCCCGGTCCGGGGGGATCCGGTACGCGGCGGCGGCGCCGGACGCGGCCCGTTCCGCCCGGGCGACCGTCACCAGAGCGTCGAACAGCCGCGCGGTCGTGTGGAAGATCCGGCCCGCGTCGCCACCCCTGGTCGCCGCGTCGAGGACCAGGGCGGCCAGCGGGGCGTCCGCCGCCGGGAGGACCACCGCGGGGCCCTGCGGCCATCTGCCGAGCGGGCTCCACGCCGCCAGCCAGTACGGGGTGCCCGGTTCGTCGGGATCGAGGGTGCCGAGCCATGATCCGAGCGTCGCGGCGTCGTCGGCCTCGGCGCTCAGCAGGCCCAGGGTGAACGGCCGGTTCTCGCGCAGCGTCCGTACCGCCGGGCTGCCCGCGGTGAACACCTCCTGGCCGAGCGCGCGCACGCAGCCCACCACCTGCCCGAACTCGTAGCGCGCCTCGCCGTCCCCGGTCGGGCGGCCCGGCCGGTCGATCAGCGCGGCCAGCAGGTCGGCGGCCCGGCCCAGGCCCTTCGCCGTCTCCCACAGCCGGCGCAGCCGGTTCGCCCGGTGGGGGTCGCCGGGCCGCAGCGCCGGCATGGCGTCGGCCACCAGCTGGGTCATCGCGTCGGCCAGCGCCGGTTCGCTCCACTGGTACCGCAGTTCGTCGGTCAGCCGCGGGTCGTCGTGCGCCAGCGCGGCGCGGACGATGCCCTGCCATCCGGCGTGCGGCGGCTCGCCGTGCAGGGCCTGGAGCGCGTCCCGCAGCTTGGCGGGGGTGTCGCTGCCCTCCGCGATGGCCTGGTTCACGGTGTGCACGATGTCCAGGTCGTTCAGGCAGCCCAGGATCGCCTGGTGGTCGGTGCGCCGCAGGGTCTCGCGCCGGGCCCACAGGGCGTCGGCGACCTTGGCCGGCCCCAGCCGGTTGATGAGCCGGTGCAGCCGTTCGCGGTACGCGCCCGCGGCCCCCTGACTGGCCTTCGGCGGCCGGCCGAGGGCGATCGGGCGGCTGCCGGGCGGCGGCTGGGAGCAGAAGGCGAGCTGGGCCACCGGGGGGCGCAGGCTGTTGACGCAGGTGCCGACGCGCAGATCGGTGCGCAGCCCGTACGGCAGGAAGGCGGCCACCGCGTCGAGCACCGCCAGCCGGTCCTCGTGCCCGAGGTGCCCGGCGTGGGTGATGATCAGGCTGTCGCCGGTGAGCAGTTCGGCCGCCACGGCCGCCGCCCAGTGCGCGGCGGCGTCCCGTCTCCGCTCCGGCTTGTCCGAGGTGGCCTTGACCACCGCGGCGATGTGCTCGATCCCGGTCAGATACGACTCACCGGGCCTGCCGGGCGGCAGCGGCGCCTTCTGGGTGCTCTCCTGCGCGGCCGGCGGCAGCGTGATGCCGTCGACCGCCTGGAACAGCGTCAGATACGAGTGGTCGGGCTGCCCCGGGCCGTCCTGCTGCACCAGGAAGAACCGGGTGGGGACGACGGCCCGGCCGCTGTGGTCCCGGCGGCCGCCGTGGCTGCGGCGATCGGCGGGCTCCATCACGGAGACACCGATCCACCGCCCGGTCTCCAGGGCCCAGCCGCTGACGGTGACCCAGGGCAGGGCGTCGGCGCCGCGCTGTCCCTCCGGCGGGGGGTTCCCGGCCGACGAGGCCCGGATGTAGTCGTCGAAGGTACGGCGCTGCTCCTCGCCGCCGCTGTTGGCGATCACCGCGTACTCGCGCGACGAGCGCTCCTCCTTGCCGAAGAGGGCCCACAGTACGTCGAGGGTGCCGCCGCTCACGCCCGTCCCTGCTTTCTGAGGCCCACGAGCAGGGAGATCACCGGCTCCATCACGTTGTGCGGGCGGACGGGGCCGATGATCTGCTGCGTCCCGTCGGACTCGTCCACGTTCCCGAAGCGGCCGAGGTCGACCCCGCCCGCCGGGGAGGTACCGAAGCCGATCGAGGAGGTGGCGAAGAAGCGGATCCGGGAGGGGTGGAAGCTGGCCCGCAGCGCCTCGCCGACCTGCTGCATGGTGCCGCCGTGCAGATCCTTGGCCAGCCAGTCGAAGAACCCCTCCGGGTCCGGTACGACGGGTGTCCCGTGCGGCCCCTCGTCCGTCCAGCCGCCGCGCCTGGCCCGCTCGAACACCTCCGGGTCGTCGAACTTGGTGAGGCAGACGGATATG
It encodes the following:
- a CDS encoding sensor histidine kinase, translated to MGSVVTVVSVALVIAGAAAALFWLVRGRRGFGTPADRAAFATLHAASLAAPPLREGLNPESARRAARHLRALLGTPALAVVGDGVLLAWEGPGRRHAAEAVEHAREAMDAGRPWVVPAEVIDCGDMGCPVRSAVVVPLVVDGLVVGALSAYGRQVSAGLVRAAGEVAHWVISQLELAELDRSRTRMIEAELRALRAQISPHFVYNSLTAIASFVRTDPDQARELLLEFAELTRYSLRKHGEFSTLAEELHSVDRYLRLERARFGARLRVDLLIAPEVLPVAVPFLCLQPLVENAVRHGLGPKSTPGRITIRAEDAGAECRISVEDDGVGMDPEDVRALLAGEAGGDSLGLGNVDERLRAVFGDEYGLVVETALGAGTKVNVRVPKYRTGVHAS
- a CDS encoding alpha/beta hydrolase — encoded protein: MDTTHTADAPRDRLDFFPSPSGSGPAPAVLVLPGGGYEVHAPHEAEPVARWLNGLGLAAFVLRYPVAPNGEPEPLRDAPLEDARAAMRAIREGAGGSGVDPSRVGVLGFSAGAHLAAVLASGPRPEGGERPDLAVLCYPLISFAHQPHVGSLRALLGEDATLAQRWAASAEASVHPDTPPVFSWHTADDRTVDVEHSLRYAAALSRAGVPVELHVLPHGPHGLGLAPEDPYPARWTEWCADWFASHGWR
- a CDS encoding vWA domain-containing protein, with translation MPRRGADTATALRPHRTSLTATPGDARRAARVALSRLSRAAGAAAASVALALLPMAGTASAQGSDGLETLLNQLTARQSANYAVLIDTSGSMETSGYYARVLQVLPRFLSSLTPQDQVCLITFSTGADVCDLVSPSQAQQKVQALPRHATGGASDFGRGFESALDGLRRGGTATSGVLLLSDAELNAPDDPEYKTFGSPGWARLRQEAGSLPGSQSLTGYGVPFGKGGDVQDVLAKVLPHVQMLDPTTDDLSSVLDKARDDTRVRQAKKAVVADAGKGVAVSWPGTDPGTPLVAGSVLHLRLTATTVSLPVRLSGLRLNGLPDGVHLTQPLPDRADLPAGQHKDYALTVASVDGSRSGWTSGQESTTGKLSVDGVVSTPLAADVKTYLGGQSTQLADRPAGDPLAVTGTVRKSLDIVRWLVAVVGFVLVVGLAIAFWRRSHPSMTGMLVAEGVTGARVEIPLQGETETNRDLSALFERGSAKVRVRSAPGWPGSRPPLRLLCQVNGQPAREATCRPDDRVLLCGIDFQYHSGQR